One region of Eupeodes corollae chromosome 1, idEupCoro1.1, whole genome shotgun sequence genomic DNA includes:
- the LOC129940024 gene encoding cuticle protein — MATKVLSILCLITWTAASRFNYNNNYSPLYRQHLVQYVQPSALASASAPTATFHYAAPQIAPIVASTQEELQVEHNSVASPTPDKYDFSYGVHDSLTGDIKSQIESREGGLVQGSYSLIDADGYKRTVTYSSDDVNGFNAVVQREPVAKVSAFVVPLQYPQAHQYLPVFQAPFPYPSSVTTITPQYQPLPPSSSQPPQTLQPLLPPSSSSSIPAAVEPNFDDAEIVPAQQQPSGEAFEPADTEDFEDVPQSDDDSDVVEAYGAAAAARTTLENNESSYAQNRTEPVTTPQTIIEQQN, encoded by the exons ATGGCAACAAAG GTGCTAAGTATCTTGTGCTTGATAACGTGGACCGCAGCATCGCGATTCAACTACAATAATAATTACAGCCCGTTATATCGTCAACATCTTGTTCAGTACGTCCAACCATCAGCtttagcttcagcttcagcgCCCACTGCCACCTTTCATTATGCAGCACCGCAAATAGCACCAATTGTTGCATCCACTCAGGAAGAGCTCCAAGTTGAACACAATTCAGTTGCAAGTCCCACTCCCGACAAATATGATTTCTCGTATGGGGTACATGACTCTTTGACAGGCGATATCAAGAGCCAGATTGAGTCCCGTGAGGGAGGCCTCGTGCAAGGATCCTACAGTCTAATTGATGCCGATGGATATAAACGCACTGTGACGTACTCTTCGGACGATGTGAATGGTTTCAATGCTGTTGTTCAACGAGAACCCGTGGCAAAAGTTTCTGCTTTTGTTGTGCCACTGCAGTATCCTCAGGCACATCAGTACCTGCCAGTGTTCCAAGCTCCTTTCCCTTACCCGTCATCAGTGACGACAATAACGCCTCAATATCAACCATTGCCACCATCCTCATCCCAACCTCCACAGACTCTGCAACCGTTGTTGcctccgtcgtcgtcgtcctcgatTCCGGCAGCGGTGGAACCAAATTTTGATGATGCTGAAATTGTACCAGCACAACAACAACCGTCAGGAGAAGCCTTTGAGCCAGCCGATACTGAAGATTTCGAAGACGTTCCTCAGTCCGACGATGATAGCGATGTTGTTGAGGCATATGGCGCTGCTGCAGCTGCAAGAACTACTTTAGAAAATAATGAGAGCAGTTACGCACAGAATCGAACAGAACCAGTAACCACTCCACAAACCATTATTGAGCAACAAAACTGA